A part of Campylobacter ureolyticus ACS-301-V-Sch3b genomic DNA contains:
- the dapB gene encoding 4-hydroxy-tetrahydrodipicolinate reductase codes for MLKIGIYGSNGRMGKMIQECLKEYENAKVAALFDKNSSNLEDFFKSSDVIIDFSMPEGTKTLLEFAKKNPKPLCIGTTGLSKDELNLMKEISKNMPILYATNMSLGVAVLNKLAFLASKALSEFDAEILEMHHRYKKDAPSGTALTLAKNVAIARNLDLDKVRVSGRDGIIGQRSKDEIAVMSLRGGDIVGRHTAGFYGNGEFIELNHTATSRATFANGAIKAAIWLSSQKNGLYDINDCLGL; via the coding sequence ATGCTAAAAATAGGAATTTATGGCTCAAATGGTAGAATGGGAAAAATGATACAAGAGTGCTTAAAAGAGTATGAAAATGCAAAAGTCGCGGCTTTATTTGATAAAAATAGTTCAAATTTAGAGGATTTTTTCAAATCATCAGATGTTATAATTGACTTTTCTATGCCAGAAGGAACTAAAACTCTTTTAGAATTTGCTAAAAAAAATCCAAAACCACTTTGCATCGGTACAACCGGACTTAGTAAAGATGAATTAAATCTAATGAAAGAAATTTCAAAAAATATGCCTATTTTATATGCCACAAATATGAGTTTAGGAGTAGCTGTTTTAAACAAACTTGCATTTTTAGCAAGCAAAGCCTTAAGTGAATTTGATGCTGAAATTTTAGAAATGCATCATAGATATAAAAAAGACGCTCCAAGTGGAACAGCCTTAACATTAGCTAAAAATGTCGCAATTGCTAGAAATTTAGACCTTGATAAAGTTAGAGTTAGTGGAAGAGATGGCATAATTGGACAAAGATCAAAAGATGAAATTGCTGTTATGAGTTTAAGAGGTGGAGATATTGTTGGTCGTCACACAGCAGGATTTTATGGAAATGGCGAGTTTATAGAGTTGAACCACACAGCAACATCAAGAGCTACTTTTGCAAACGGAGCCATAAAAGCTGCTATTTGGCTAAGCTCACAAAAAAATGGGCTTTATGATATAAATGATTGTTTAGGACTGTAA
- a CDS encoding HugZ family heme oxygenase, which produces MEKNSIIAHMNEHHSDVLVKLFNKYSKFNVKNAKLVDFDENGIFLNSDNLEAKVPFNTRVTDGDFVSAIKNLAASLKEDFSKIKNEIDEFRNSFKSVVIASVYNDQAVASYSPLIKFNDNFYIYISEISEHFKSISTNPDKIEILFLQDENEAASIILRKRLTYKTNAVEIPRNSDEFNGAMTSFLNQTGGKGGTKQISTMQDFHLFKLEFKKGRFVKGFGGAYDINGDEISLPHIKNPHKF; this is translated from the coding sequence ATGGAAAAAAATTCAATCATAGCTCACATGAATGAGCATCACAGCGATGTTTTAGTTAAACTTTTTAATAAATATTCAAAATTTAATGTAAAAAATGCGAAATTAGTTGATTTTGATGAAAATGGGATTTTTCTAAACTCAGATAATTTAGAAGCAAAAGTGCCTTTTAACACAAGAGTTACAGATGGTGATTTTGTAAGTGCTATTAAAAATTTAGCCGCGAGTTTAAAAGAGGATTTTTCTAAAATTAAAAATGAAATTGATGAGTTTAGAAATTCTTTTAAAAGTGTTGTAATTGCGAGTGTTTATAATGATCAAGCGGTTGCAAGCTACTCACCGCTTATTAAATTTAATGATAATTTTTACATCTACATAAGTGAAATTAGTGAGCATTTTAAAAGCATAAGCACAAATCCTGACAAAATTGAAATTTTATTTTTACAAGATGAAAATGAAGCTGCTTCTATAATACTAAGAAAAAGACTTACCTATAAGACAAATGCAGTTGAAATTCCAAGAAATAGTGATGAGTTTAATGGTGCCATGACAAGTTTTTTAAATCAAACTGGTGGAAAAGGCGGAACAAAACAGATCTCAACTATGCAAGACTTTCATCTTTTTAAATTAGAGTTTAAAAAAGGCAGATTTGTAAAAGGATTTGGCGGTGCGTATGATATAAACGGTGATGAGATAAGCCTTCCACATATAAAAAATCCACATAAATTTTAA